The genomic window TCGAAAACACCAGTCCCGCGATGGCCGCCGGAATCGCGACCAGGGTTCCGACCCACATCATGGTGCCGATGTCGACGCCCAGATTGGCGCTGACCAACAACGGACCGGGCGTCGGCGGCACCAAGGTGTGAGTGATCGCGCCGCCGGTGGCGATGGCCATCAGGTAACGCAGGTAGTGTCGACTGGTCTGTTTAAAAAGACTCCGCGCCAGCGGCACCAGCAGGTAGAACACGGTATCAAAAAACACCGGCACGGCGAGAATAAAGCCGCTGGCCATCAAGCCGATCGAAGCCTTTTGGACGCCCGTGATTTTGACCGCCGTGCGGACGATGCGGTCGGCCGAACCGCTGTCGAGCATACATTTGCCGATGATCGCAGCCATCGCGATCACGATCCCAATGCCGCCGGCCGAAGACCCAAACGCGCTGACCACGGCGCTCATGCGCCCGCCAGCCGCTTCCATCTGGAAACCGTCCTCGCCGACCACCAGCATGCTGACCACGATCGCCGAAATGATCAGGGCCAAGAAGGCGTTCATCCGCAGCCCGATGATCAGGCCCAACACCGAGACGATGCCGACGGCCAAAACGTACAGGGGGTAGCGGTCCACCGCAGCAGCACCGCTCGACGGATCCTGCGCAAGGGCGGTCAACGCCATCGGGAATAGACACAACAGGAGCGCGGACACAGATCGCATTCGAGGGCCAAGGGTTCAAAGGAAGACACTATCCAGCTGGAAAGGTCCACTAGAATCGCACAGACCCGCGTGCCGATCAAGTCTGGGGGATTAATGCGCCCCCGATTCCCGCCGCCGATTGGCCAACAGCTTCTTCTGAAATCGTCCTTGGGCGATGTCCACGACCACCAATACCCCGATCACGAAGTAGAACGTGCTCTTGGACATCGCTTCGACCGGGTGCCCCCAGAATTCCAGATGTGCCAGGTGCCCGCCTTCGGAAACCAGCATCACGCCGACGATAAACAGGATGAACAGCCCCAGAACTTCGTACATCCGGTTGCGTTTGAGGAATTCGGCAACGCGGTCGGCCAGCAGGATCATCATCAAACCGCTGAACACGATCGCCAGCGACATCACGACCATCGCCGGGGTGTCGATGATCGGAGCGTTGGTCAGCGGGTCTTTGCGGCCGGCCAGGGCGATGGCGCTGAGAATCGAATCGAAGGAGAACACCAGGTTCATGGTGATGATCCAGAACATCGCCTTGCCGACCGAATTTTTCTGATCGTCGCCGTGCTCCAGCTCGTCCACGGCCAGCATGTGATAGATCTCTTTGATGGCCGTGTAAATCACGAACATGCCGCCGGCTAAAACGATGAAGCTGTGCATGTTAAAGGCGCCTTTGACGTAGCCCTCCCAAGGCAGAGTCACAAAGGGGTCCTGAAATTTCTCGATCGCTCCGACCACCACAAACAGCAGGGCGATGCGTAAAAAGATGGCCAGGCCGATGCCCCATTTCCGCACAAAAGACTGCTTCGATTCCTCCACCCGCTTCGATTCGATCGAGATATACAGCAGATTATCGAACCCCAAAACGGCCTGTAAAAGCGTCAGCATGAGCAGCGTGAATACGTGATGCAGCAGATCGTCCATTCGGTCATCTCTTTGGGGAGCGGCGAAACCGTGAATAGCGGGGTCTGCAAGAATGTAACGGACCGAGAAAGGATGGCAAGCGACGTGCTGCGGCGCGCCGTAGCGACGCTCGCCGGAGCGTGGGCATCCAAGCGAATCCCGGTCCCCCCCACCGTCTGACGACGGTAGCTACGGTCAGGGCGGGTGGGGCGTTGCGTTCGCGGAGCGAACGACGACCATCAGGGAGTGGCGAAGTGGGGCGGAATCGTTAGGATTGCGGTTTTTTCCCTTCACACGCTTCGATCGTTATGCCAAAAACTAAAGTCGCCATCGTGGGCATGGGCACCGTCGGCAGCGGCGTCGCTCGGCTGCTGCTGGATCACGGAGACCGAACCGCTCGCCATGCCGGTCGCGTGCTGTGGCTGGAAAAAGCCGTCGTCCGCGACCTCTCCAAGGCCCGGGCGGCCGAGTTGCCCGAGGGCGTGCTGACCGATGACCTGGACGAAGTGCTGAACGATCCGGAAATCACCGTCGTGGCTCAACTGATCGGTGGCCTCGAACCGGCTCGCACGATCATGCTGCAGCTGCTCGAAGCCGGCAAGGACATCGTCACGGCCAACAAGGCGCTGCTAGCCGAACATGGGCCGGAACTGTTCGAACGGGCTCGTGAACTGGGACGCAGCATCGCCTTCGAAGCCTCGGTGGCCGGCGGGATCCCGATCATCACCAATATCAGCCAGTGCCTGTCCGCCAACCAAACATTGTCACTAGAGGGCATTCTCAACGGCACCAGCAACTTCATCGTCACCCAGATGGATGTGCAGGGTATGGCCTACGAACAGGCCGTGCGACTGGCCCAGGAAAAGGGCTACGCCGAAGCCGACCCGACGATGGACGTCGACGGCACCGACGCGGCTCAGAAACTGGCCATCCTGGCGCACTTGGCATTCGGTGCTCACGCCAGTTGGGCGGACATTCCCCGCGTGGGCATCGACCAGTTGGACCCTGAAGACCTGCGTTTCGCGCGTGAACTCGGTTACCGCATCAAACTGCTGGCCACCGCTCATTTGGACGACGCCGGGCTGGAACTGCACGTCGCGCCGACACTGGTACGAGCTGGCACGCCGCTGGCCGAAGTGCAGGATGCGTTTAAC from Roseimaritima ulvae includes these protein-coding regions:
- a CDS encoding homoserine dehydrogenase; this translates as MPKTKVAIVGMGTVGSGVARLLLDHGDRTARHAGRVLWLEKAVVRDLSKARAAELPEGVLTDDLDEVLNDPEITVVAQLIGGLEPARTIMLQLLEAGKDIVTANKALLAEHGPELFERARELGRSIAFEASVAGGIPIITNISQCLSANQTLSLEGILNGTSNFIVTQMDVQGMAYEQAVRLAQEKGYAEADPTMDVDGTDAAQKLAILAHLAFGAHASWADIPRVGIDQLDPEDLRFARELGYRIKLLATAHLDDAGLELHVAPTLVRAGTPLAEVQDAFNAVRVVGDAVGPVFYHGLGAGQMPTASAVVADIIDTAVGRTRLTFQTLELFSPVGPPRVRLRAFDELPGRYYLRLHVDDSPGVLGKITGALGRHNVSIASVIQHEPDDRADRNTVPLVVMTHEAPEGAASGAADQIEALPEVVGNVVRLRVKV
- a CDS encoding TerC family protein, whose amino-acid sequence is MDDLLHHVFTLLMLTLLQAVLGFDNLLYISIESKRVEESKQSFVRKWGIGLAIFLRIALLFVVVGAIEKFQDPFVTLPWEGYVKGAFNMHSFIVLAGGMFVIYTAIKEIYHMLAVDELEHGDDQKNSVGKAMFWIITMNLVFSFDSILSAIALAGRKDPLTNAPIIDTPAMVVMSLAIVFSGLMMILLADRVAEFLKRNRMYEVLGLFILFIVGVMLVSEGGHLAHLEFWGHPVEAMSKSTFYFVIGVLVVVDIAQGRFQKKLLANRRRESGAH